A DNA window from Nitrospira sp. contains the following coding sequences:
- a CDS encoding conserved exported protein of unknown function (Evidence 4 : Unknown function but conserved in other organisms; MaGe:77308154) has protein sequence MNGASLKLSLFAALVLGATPSWGQFSPQAACQSEAAPRTAIYYVNGVTTTLDEARLNGGKLELEFLTRLPSMTPASLRSSCYLFFLNYNPTSGAVKDFTEAGQQRLGIDPSDMWRRLESFASLGPTMVSLLQGPMTQANQIDQAAVQRHAAAYRAQMTAPLCRRVVVVPHSQGNLYANAAYDAAVGASPVPAPAVGALKIVGVATPDTAVKGNGRYRTSTGDLLIGAINVVLPSTLDANTNWGLNPILTSFTPLYSGGHSFMGYLSFDDSRNQILGDIQSSLSEVNAVTVCP, from the coding sequence ATGAATGGGGCATCCCTGAAACTGAGTTTGTTCGCGGCGTTGGTGTTGGGGGCAACACCGAGTTGGGGACAGTTTTCTCCCCAAGCGGCTTGCCAAAGCGAGGCGGCTCCACGCACGGCGATCTATTATGTGAATGGCGTGACGACGACGCTTGATGAAGCGAGACTGAACGGCGGGAAGCTGGAGTTGGAGTTTTTGACTCGATTGCCGTCGATGACACCGGCCAGTCTTCGGTCCAGCTGTTATCTTTTTTTTCTCAACTATAACCCCACGTCGGGAGCGGTCAAAGATTTCACGGAAGCTGGGCAGCAACGGTTAGGTATCGACCCGTCCGATATGTGGCGGCGGCTGGAGTCATTCGCGTCGCTTGGTCCGACAATGGTGTCGCTGTTGCAAGGGCCCATGACGCAGGCGAACCAGATCGATCAGGCGGCTGTGCAGCGTCATGCGGCGGCCTATCGAGCGCAGATGACAGCGCCGCTGTGCCGGCGCGTGGTTGTCGTGCCGCATTCTCAGGGGAATCTGTATGCCAATGCGGCCTACGATGCGGCGGTGGGAGCGTCTCCGGTGCCGGCTCCTGCTGTCGGAGCGCTGAAGATTGTCGGGGTGGCCACGCCGGATACTGCAGTGAAGGGCAATGGCCGGTATCGGACATCGACCGGGGATTTGCTGATCGGCGCGATCAATGTGGTGTTGCCGTCAACGCTCGATGCCAATACCAATTGGGGGCTGAACCCGATTCTTACGTCGTTTACGCCGCTGTACTCCGGCGGCCACAGCTTTATGGGATATTTGTCGTTCGACGACAGTCGGAACCAGATCTTGGGCGACATTCAATCGTCGCTCAGCGAAGTCAATGCGGTGACGGTTTGCCCGTAG
- a CDS encoding Pyridoxamine 5-phosphate oxidase (MaGe:77308155) translates to MNRSDISGEQQAQEQFGTTHRAAAFQANQVLDHLNGPMQQFIARQEMAFIATASASGACDCSFRAGTRGFVAVLNEKTLVYPEYRGNGVLASVGNILENPHIGMIFLDYYLTTMGLHVNGQAHVLTPNAMEGMPNLPPGILEAMQVKGGRHPESWILVNVEEAYVHCSKHVPLMKRLDKHIAWGSDDEFVKGGDYFRVKKKPQR, encoded by the coding sequence ATGAACCGATCGGATATCTCGGGAGAACAGCAGGCACAAGAACAGTTCGGCACAACTCATCGCGCCGCCGCGTTTCAAGCCAATCAAGTCCTGGATCATTTAAATGGACCGATGCAGCAGTTCATTGCCCGGCAGGAAATGGCCTTCATTGCCACGGCCAGCGCCAGCGGCGCCTGCGATTGCTCCTTTCGCGCCGGCACTAGAGGATTCGTAGCCGTGCTGAACGAGAAAACGCTGGTCTATCCGGAATATCGCGGCAACGGTGTCCTGGCCAGTGTGGGCAACATTCTGGAGAATCCCCATATCGGCATGATCTTTCTCGATTACTATCTGACCACGATGGGCCTCCACGTCAACGGACAGGCGCATGTCCTGACGCCGAATGCAATGGAAGGCATGCCGAATCTGCCTCCCGGCATTCTCGAAGCTATGCAAGTCAAAGGCGGACGGCACCCGGAATCGTGGATCCTCGTAAACGTCGAAGAAGCCTATGTCCATTGCTCCAAGCACGTGCCGCTCATGAAGCGCCTGGACAAGCATATCGCCTGGGGCAGCGACGACGAGTTCGTCAAAGGAGGAGACTATTTTAGGGTGAAGAAAAAACCGCAACGCTAA
- a CDS encoding Sigma-54-dependent Fis family transcriptional regulator (MaGe:77308156), whose translation MRILIIDDEEYVRLMLEQTLREEGCQVTAVTQGQAGIEALQAAPFDCVITDLRMPGMDGRAVLKWIADHQPDVDVLMLTGHGDVKEAVEAIKQGAWDFLVKETPFDAGVVKAALSKLKTVRALRKENLAARHGGFTRDAIAEGPGKAWRNLKQQIAQVAPSNAPVLIQGETGSGKEVAARLLHEFSRRAGGPFLAINCGAVSRELLESELFGHDKGAFTGATGTKIGLIAAAEGGTLFLDELGEMPGPMQVSLLRFLDRNEYRPVGSTRTLHADVRIVGATNQDIQELVHQGRFRDDLLYRINTVTLRVPPLRERTEDLPALIDHILQTLQIPGATKRTVATDALQRLTTYAWPGNVRELRNVIERIILMGTGTGPIAQADVEQVLPKPSRALQESDLAGLPLDEMERRHILRVLDASNGNKTLAAKTLDIDYKTLLSKLKKFGVGD comes from the coding sequence ATGCGCATACTTATCATCGATGACGAAGAATATGTCCGCCTGATGCTCGAACAGACGCTGCGCGAGGAAGGCTGCCAGGTCACCGCCGTGACACAAGGCCAGGCCGGCATCGAGGCCTTGCAAGCCGCGCCGTTCGATTGCGTCATTACGGATCTGCGGATGCCCGGCATGGACGGCCGGGCGGTGCTGAAGTGGATCGCCGACCATCAGCCCGATGTCGATGTGCTGATGCTGACCGGCCACGGCGACGTGAAAGAGGCTGTCGAGGCGATCAAGCAGGGCGCCTGGGATTTCCTCGTGAAAGAGACCCCCTTTGACGCCGGCGTCGTGAAAGCGGCGCTGAGCAAGCTGAAAACCGTCCGCGCATTGCGGAAAGAAAATCTCGCAGCCCGCCACGGCGGATTCACCCGCGACGCAATTGCGGAAGGCCCCGGCAAGGCCTGGCGCAACCTCAAGCAGCAGATCGCGCAAGTCGCGCCGTCCAACGCGCCGGTCCTCATTCAGGGCGAAACCGGTTCAGGAAAAGAAGTCGCCGCCAGGCTGCTCCACGAGTTCAGCCGGCGAGCCGGCGGCCCGTTTCTGGCGATCAACTGCGGGGCCGTCAGCCGCGAGTTGCTCGAAAGCGAACTGTTCGGGCATGACAAGGGCGCCTTTACCGGCGCGACCGGAACGAAGATCGGCCTGATTGCCGCCGCGGAAGGAGGGACGCTCTTTCTCGATGAACTCGGCGAGATGCCAGGTCCGATGCAGGTCAGCCTGCTGCGCTTTCTCGATCGCAACGAGTACCGCCCAGTCGGCAGCACTCGAACGCTTCACGCGGATGTGCGCATCGTCGGCGCCACGAACCAGGACATTCAAGAGCTCGTCCATCAAGGCCGCTTCCGCGACGACCTCCTCTACCGCATCAATACCGTCACCCTGCGCGTCCCGCCGCTGCGCGAGCGGACCGAGGATCTTCCTGCGTTGATCGACCACATTCTTCAGACGCTCCAAATCCCCGGAGCCACCAAACGAACCGTTGCCACAGACGCATTACAGCGGCTGACCACCTATGCGTGGCCGGGCAACGTGCGCGAACTCCGCAATGTGATCGAGCGAATCATTCTAATGGGAACTGGCACCGGACCGATCGCCCAGGCCGATGTCGAGCAAGTGCTGCCAAAACCGAGCCGGGCACTTCAGGAAAGCGATCTCGCAGGGCTCCCCCTCGATGAAATGGAACGACGGCACATCCTGCGCGTGCTCGACGCCAGCAATGGCAACAAAACACTCGCCGCCAAAACCTTGGATATCGACTACAAGACCCTGCTGAGCAAACTCAAGAAATTCGGCGTCGGCGACTGA
- a CDS encoding HAMP domain-containing protein (MaGe:77308157) translates to MPSAPPGFIARLSIGQKLAVAFGLILLLLIGSFSATLVYLSRVNSYVDRHQRITIPGVVTASEMLRDVAEIETRMHQTREHLSGANRTAGFQAIAEIERRTLTALDTYQATHAARTHPILYGMLEQHGQTDLAVQEDLAIVAIADGITSLRAQREDLAKAIADNFAASTATEAAYEQVAARTQDAITSLIDVHRKIDVEMKIEGDRLVDQARTMVVGILGLLGFLIVAIYIVMKRQVANPLKRLAATADRVAHHDLAAQFEPWPSRDEVGALAGSLTAMLTSLRDHSTALIRKTKELEAFTYSIAHDLKGPLREIEGFSSLLEKQFTESQDTQLRHHIDIIRSSALRLTHMIDALLKYSRLEQQNLPRLRFNVMEMISSLLVERQQLLAGATVRTTVNLPYSDLYGEPVSVRQAITNLLDNALKFSRHTASPAVAIGGQQTATEQILWIRDNGIGFDAGQAGKIFDLFERLHSPGEYEGTGVGLAIVKLVMEKHGGRVWAESTPGQGSTFFIAFPIQTH, encoded by the coding sequence ATGCCGTCCGCACCCCCTGGATTCATCGCGCGTCTTTCCATCGGCCAAAAACTGGCCGTGGCATTCGGGCTGATTCTCCTGTTGCTCATCGGCAGTTTCTCCGCCACGCTTGTCTATCTATCTCGCGTGAATAGCTACGTCGACCGCCATCAGCGCATTACGATCCCCGGCGTCGTGACCGCCTCGGAGATGCTCCGCGATGTGGCCGAGATTGAAACCCGCATGCATCAGACCCGGGAGCATCTCTCCGGCGCAAACCGGACGGCAGGATTCCAGGCTATTGCCGAGATCGAACGACGCACCCTGACCGCCCTCGATACCTATCAAGCCACCCATGCAGCGCGCACCCATCCAATCCTCTACGGCATGCTGGAACAACACGGGCAGACAGACCTCGCCGTACAGGAAGATCTAGCCATCGTCGCCATCGCCGACGGCATCACCTCACTGCGCGCACAGAGAGAGGATCTGGCGAAAGCCATCGCGGACAACTTCGCTGCATCAACCGCCACAGAGGCGGCCTACGAGCAAGTCGCCGCGCGCACACAAGACGCCATTACCTCACTGATCGACGTGCATCGGAAAATAGATGTCGAGATGAAAATCGAGGGCGACCGGCTGGTCGATCAAGCCAGGACCATGGTCGTCGGCATCCTCGGCTTGCTCGGGTTCCTGATCGTGGCGATCTACATCGTCATGAAGCGGCAGGTTGCCAACCCCCTCAAGCGCCTCGCAGCCACCGCCGACCGTGTCGCCCACCACGACCTCGCCGCGCAATTCGAACCCTGGCCAAGCCGCGACGAAGTCGGCGCTCTCGCCGGGTCGCTCACCGCTATGCTGACAAGCCTGCGCGACCACAGCACCGCGCTCATTCGAAAGACCAAGGAACTGGAAGCCTTCACCTACTCCATCGCCCACGACCTCAAAGGGCCCTTGCGCGAGATCGAAGGCTTTTCCTCTCTGCTGGAAAAACAGTTTACCGAGTCGCAAGACACGCAACTCCGGCATCATATCGATATTATCCGCAGCTCTGCTCTCCGCCTCACGCACATGATCGACGCCCTGCTGAAGTATTCGCGCTTGGAACAACAAAACCTTCCTCGCCTTCGCTTCAACGTCATGGAGATGATCTCCAGCCTGCTGGTCGAGCGTCAGCAGCTCCTGGCGGGGGCCACCGTGAGGACCACCGTCAACCTGCCGTATTCAGACCTCTACGGCGAACCGGTCAGCGTGCGCCAAGCCATCACCAATCTCCTCGACAACGCGCTGAAGTTTTCCCGCCACACCGCCTCGCCGGCGGTGGCCATCGGCGGGCAGCAAACCGCGACCGAACAGATTCTGTGGATTCGCGACAACGGCATCGGGTTCGACGCCGGCCAGGCCGGCAAGATTTTCGACCTCTTCGAGCGCCTTCATAGTCCCGGCGAATACGAAGGGACTGGCGTCGGCCTTGCCATTGTGAAACTCGTGATGGAAAAACACGGCGGCCGGGTATGGGCGGAATCCACGCCCGGCCAAGGCAGCACCTTTTTCATCGCGTTTCCCATCCAGACACACTAA
- a CDS encoding ABC transporter permease (MaGe:77308158) — MIVRWLSASLFFLALLAAWHFAVQAKVWSPLLLPSPESVFDYLRSAVEDGTLWDATLVTLRRLLIGYSLGILAGIPLGLLTASSRWSQDTIGVLALGLQTLPSVCWVPLALLWFGQTESAMLFVVVMGTLWSLILATDNGVRTIPPIYTRAARSMGSTGLHTWTHVVLPASLPFLLSGMKQGWAFAWRSLMAAEIFVTILTGFGLGHLLHYGRELNAMDQVIGVMLVIVVIGLAVDKTLFAPMERFLHRRWGTGRQ; from the coding sequence ATGATCGTACGATGGCTGTCCGCATCATTGTTTTTTCTGGCGCTCCTGGCAGCATGGCATTTCGCCGTGCAAGCCAAGGTCTGGTCGCCTCTCTTGCTGCCATCTCCGGAAAGTGTCTTCGACTATCTGCGATCGGCTGTGGAAGACGGCACCCTCTGGGACGCGACCCTTGTCACTCTGCGGCGGCTGCTGATCGGATACAGCCTCGGCATCCTCGCCGGAATTCCCCTGGGACTTCTCACCGCCTCATCCCGCTGGTCGCAAGACACCATTGGCGTCCTCGCGCTGGGGCTCCAGACACTGCCGAGCGTCTGCTGGGTGCCGCTCGCGCTCCTCTGGTTCGGCCAGACGGAATCAGCCATGCTCTTCGTCGTGGTGATGGGCACCCTCTGGTCGTTGATTCTCGCCACCGACAACGGCGTGCGGACGATCCCGCCCATCTATACCCGCGCCGCCCGCAGCATGGGATCGACCGGACTGCATACCTGGACGCATGTGGTGCTGCCGGCTTCGCTGCCCTTCCTGCTGAGCGGCATGAAACAAGGCTGGGCCTTCGCCTGGCGGTCGCTGATGGCAGCGGAAATTTTCGTGACGATCCTGACCGGATTCGGCCTCGGACACCTGCTGCACTACGGCCGAGAATTGAACGCCATGGATCAAGTGATCGGCGTGATGCTCGTGATCGTCGTCATCGGGCTGGCCGTCGACAAGACACTTTTCGCTCCGATGGAACGGTTTCTTCATCGCCGCTGGGGAACCGGCCGTCAGTAA
- a CDS encoding ABC transporter ATP-binding protein (MaGe:77308159), which yields MPESNGATAGTSKLALEHISKSFKTSSLNVQALDDVTLHIAEGEFVCLVGPSGCGKSTLLNIVAGLDRPDRGLVEADGQAITGPGPHRLMMFQEAALFPWLTVLGNVLFGLKLSNGLTAAERQEKAEYFLELVGLKRFMHSNVHELSGGMKQRVALARALAPNPSVLLMDEPFGALDALTREQLYGDIQRIWSQHRKTIVFVTHNVREAVCLGDRVILFSPNPGRIREEFAIPLPRPRDINSVDLARYATEITRVLKGYVQTEVAG from the coding sequence ATGCCAGAATCGAACGGCGCAACAGCCGGCACCAGCAAACTCGCGCTTGAACATATTTCAAAGTCGTTCAAAACCAGCTCGTTGAATGTACAGGCGCTGGACGACGTGACGCTCCATATCGCCGAAGGCGAATTCGTCTGCCTCGTCGGACCCAGCGGCTGCGGCAAATCGACCTTGCTCAACATCGTGGCCGGCCTCGACCGGCCCGACCGCGGCCTCGTCGAAGCCGACGGCCAGGCGATCACCGGCCCTGGCCCGCACCGTCTCATGATGTTTCAGGAAGCCGCGCTGTTTCCCTGGCTGACCGTGCTGGGCAATGTGCTCTTCGGCCTGAAACTCAGCAATGGATTGACTGCGGCGGAACGCCAGGAGAAGGCCGAATATTTTCTGGAACTCGTCGGCCTCAAGCGGTTCATGCATTCCAATGTCCATGAACTCTCCGGCGGCATGAAACAGCGGGTCGCCCTGGCCCGCGCGCTGGCGCCGAACCCCAGCGTGCTCCTGATGGACGAGCCCTTCGGCGCCCTCGATGCCCTCACGCGCGAACAGCTCTACGGCGACATTCAGCGCATCTGGAGCCAGCATCGCAAAACCATCGTCTTCGTCACCCACAACGTGCGCGAGGCCGTCTGTCTGGGCGACCGCGTCATCCTGTTTTCGCCGAACCCCGGACGAATCCGGGAGGAGTTCGCCATTCCCCTGCCGCGCCCGCGCGACATCAACAGCGTGGACCTCGCCCGCTACGCCACGGAGATCACCCGTGTCCTGAAAGGCTACGTGCAGACCGAGGTGGCGGGATGA
- a CDS encoding ABC transporter, substrate-binding protein, aliphatic sulfonates family (MaGe:77308160), whose protein sequence is MPRTYRHIILSVLALLLLALPPNGASAGETLRVGHFPNITHVQALVAQHLSRTGHGWFEERLGKDVKIEWYIYNAGPSAMEAILANSIDLTYVGPSPALNVYSKSRGEEIRIIAGAATGGAALVVQPNSGLKQPTDFRGKTIATPQLGNTQDVACRAWLANGGLKITQTGGEAFIVPTPNADQLPLFQQKKLDAVWTVEPWVSRLEQDAGGTVALEQSKESITVLVSSVKFLAAKRDLAKKFAQAHRELTEWILAHPAEAKQIVQQELAAETQAKVSAELIARAWPRIGLTAEASLDEYRQFVANAQRAGFIRTAPDLSRLIERLN, encoded by the coding sequence ATGCCACGCACATACCGTCACATCATTCTGTCAGTCCTTGCCCTGCTGCTGTTGGCCCTACCGCCCAACGGTGCCTCAGCGGGAGAGACGCTCCGCGTGGGACATTTCCCCAACATCACGCACGTCCAAGCTCTGGTCGCCCAGCATCTCTCACGCACCGGCCATGGATGGTTCGAGGAACGGCTCGGCAAAGACGTGAAGATCGAGTGGTATATCTACAACGCCGGCCCCAGCGCCATGGAAGCGATTTTGGCGAACTCTATCGACCTCACGTATGTGGGACCGAGCCCGGCATTGAATGTCTATAGCAAATCACGCGGCGAAGAAATCCGGATCATCGCCGGCGCCGCTACCGGTGGCGCCGCGCTGGTCGTCCAGCCGAATTCCGGGCTCAAGCAGCCCACCGACTTTCGCGGGAAAACCATCGCGACTCCGCAACTCGGCAATACCCAAGATGTCGCCTGCAGAGCCTGGCTGGCCAACGGCGGGTTGAAAATCACACAGACCGGCGGCGAGGCCTTCATCGTCCCGACTCCCAATGCGGATCAACTCCCGCTGTTTCAGCAAAAGAAACTCGATGCCGTCTGGACCGTGGAACCCTGGGTTTCCCGCCTGGAACAGGATGCCGGCGGCACCGTCGCGCTGGAACAATCGAAAGAGAGTATTACTGTGCTTGTGTCGAGCGTGAAGTTTCTCGCCGCCAAGCGCGATCTCGCCAAAAAGTTTGCGCAGGCCCATCGCGAACTGACCGAGTGGATCCTTGCACATCCGGCAGAGGCCAAGCAGATAGTCCAGCAGGAACTCGCCGCGGAAACCCAAGCCAAGGTCTCCGCCGAATTGATCGCCCGCGCCTGGCCGCGCATCGGCCTCACTGCAGAGGCCTCACTCGACGAATATCGACAATTCGTCGCCAACGCGCAGCGTGCCGGATTTATTCGCACGGCCCCCGACTTGTCCCGCTTAATCGAAAGGCTCAACTGA
- a CDS encoding hypothetical protein (Evidence 4 : Unknown function but conserved in other organisms; MaGe:77308161), whose translation MNRATYAARHIHPSPSKGWLLLAGLALIAGCATQPVSAPKAIYQSGLNTIQLEADPDSLANSHPATLTPTEIGTLLRNVRVWERRNAIHRLFSGDADRTRAFRDEEIVLLAPHLAKGLAQATPAQRVRFHLSHATDQGEEETTAGWLSIRGHLLILALSEVHDRHSPGPDISKYDRQMPNVPERSAAFDATFEPEEYLAAVRSGGQLFAPDQQEELQIKYREALAVMPIYPGLEPRR comes from the coding sequence ATGAACCGCGCAACGTATGCAGCACGACACATCCATCCATCGCCATCGAAAGGATGGCTTCTTCTGGCGGGGCTGGCGCTGATCGCCGGTTGCGCCACGCAACCGGTTTCGGCGCCGAAGGCCATCTACCAATCGGGGCTCAATACGATACAGCTGGAAGCGGATCCCGATTCATTGGCGAACTCGCATCCCGCCACACTCACGCCGACAGAGATCGGCACGCTGTTGAGGAACGTGAGAGTGTGGGAACGACGGAATGCGATTCACCGCCTGTTCAGCGGTGACGCGGACCGAACCAGAGCTTTCCGGGATGAAGAAATCGTCCTGCTGGCGCCGCACCTGGCAAAGGGCTTGGCCCAAGCCACCCCGGCTCAGCGCGTACGCTTCCACTTAAGTCATGCAACCGACCAAGGCGAAGAAGAAACGACCGCGGGATGGCTTTCGATTCGCGGCCACCTTCTCATCCTCGCCCTGAGCGAAGTGCATGATCGGCATAGCCCCGGTCCCGACATCAGCAAGTACGACCGACAGATGCCGAATGTACCGGAACGGTCCGCTGCGTTCGATGCGACGTTCGAACCCGAAGAATACCTGGCCGCGGTGCGCTCGGGAGGCCAGCTGTTCGCGCCCGATCAACAGGAAGAACTTCAGATCAAATATCGAGAAGCTCTCGCGGTCATGCCCATCTATCCAGGGTTGGAACCGCGGCGCTAA
- a CDS encoding Molybdenum ABC transporter (MaGe:77308162), with protein sequence MTDRTVLTTFLLGLSVIGAALAAAPAAQAQPEILTIAAANSVKDALRKVLPIFESHHKEIAVRVIYGPSQTLRKQIEEGAPVDVFLPSLSEEIDQLEKKGLVIQGSKRVYAGTSLVLITGTTLPAPIASIQDLYTVPVRRIAIGDLKASSVGKVAAQFLKYSKLEPQLKAQYIYGEHSRAVLDLVAKGEAEIGIVYRTDAVADPHVRILDTAPEDSHTPIRYGVAIVWTAKNLSGAGDFIEFLLTPRIQTQLQEHGFDQAPRPTGTVQPQEAKP encoded by the coding sequence ATGACCGACCGAACCGTACTGACAACATTTCTGCTAGGACTGAGCGTCATCGGCGCCGCGCTGGCGGCCGCGCCAGCTGCACAAGCACAACCGGAGATCCTGACGATTGCCGCCGCCAATAGCGTCAAAGACGCGCTCCGGAAAGTGCTGCCGATCTTCGAGTCGCACCATAAGGAAATCGCCGTGCGCGTGATCTACGGTCCGTCCCAAACGCTCCGGAAGCAGATCGAGGAAGGCGCGCCAGTCGATGTGTTTTTGCCATCGCTGTCCGAGGAAATCGATCAACTTGAAAAAAAAGGCCTCGTCATTCAGGGCAGTAAGCGCGTCTATGCTGGCACATCGCTGGTCCTCATCACCGGCACGACGCTTCCCGCGCCAATCGCTTCGATTCAAGACCTCTACACCGTCCCGGTTCGGCGCATCGCCATCGGCGACCTCAAAGCTTCCTCGGTCGGAAAGGTCGCCGCGCAATTCCTCAAGTACAGCAAGCTGGAACCGCAGCTCAAGGCACAATATATATACGGCGAGCATTCGCGCGCCGTGCTGGACCTAGTTGCCAAAGGTGAAGCCGAAATCGGCATTGTCTACCGAACCGATGCCGTAGCCGACCCGCACGTCCGCATTCTCGATACGGCCCCTGAGGACTCGCACACCCCGATTCGATATGGCGTGGCGATCGTCTGGACGGCCAAGAATCTCTCCGGGGCGGGAGACTTCATCGAATTCCTCCTGACACCTCGGATTCAAACCCAACTACAAGAACATGGGTTCGATCAAGCGCCCCGTCCTACCGGCACCGTTCAACCGCAGGAGGCTAAACCATGA
- a CDS encoding conserved exported protein of unknown function (Evidence 4 : Unknown function but conserved in other organisms; MaGe:77308163) gives MRRSRLLTQILMGAVLLAGASSTHAVEEGQLVKKDGKWEYYSGEDPGLKYLYLKGLITQEEYDKGLKVIETKERLSKLNFNIDVNNGLNIRVGEKFFLKLRLLTQVRYNYRTYNEAWGSIGDSRNPEILGGQVEYRAVRHQSNTSEFSVPRARLQFLGYAFDPDIRYNFSWALDQTTGNQEGGSGTARLLDAYIASWHIPLATVQIGQQRVWFNRSQISSIATATFADNMRVQNAFAANLINSRDIGISILSDEDQYKFNYAIGIWNGAGTNLSREGTAVSQALPNNASLPSAQRRTFNYDTRLFTSEMMYTARLLYKISGNPGYGQGDILNSRTPQVAIAFGYAYNPAQNYLSSIRSDIVDRAYRQAVTKNGNGRLLGGGVYDFQTYETDFIAKYQGWSIQAEGYFRHQRVRNTDAGSIPFDPATAVVLGPPVDLGQAWGWYAQVGKYVIPRKLEVAVRYGVMDPSTKQKQDLTKEFGAAISYSFDGTYNNRLVIDYSNITQGSGGRAPDRYPFESLPGFGQDLIENRINVQYQLYF, from the coding sequence ATGAGAAGGTCCCGGTTATTGACTCAGATCCTGATGGGAGCCGTCTTGCTGGCCGGCGCATCGTCCACGCACGCCGTCGAGGAAGGCCAGCTCGTCAAGAAGGATGGGAAGTGGGAATATTATTCCGGCGAAGACCCAGGCTTGAAGTATCTCTACCTGAAGGGACTCATCACCCAAGAGGAATACGATAAGGGGCTCAAAGTCATCGAAACGAAGGAGCGGCTCTCTAAGCTTAACTTCAACATTGACGTTAACAATGGCCTCAATATCCGTGTCGGCGAGAAGTTTTTCCTGAAGCTCCGGCTGCTCACCCAAGTTCGTTACAACTATCGCACCTACAACGAGGCCTGGGGATCTATCGGAGACTCGCGCAACCCAGAAATCCTAGGCGGCCAGGTCGAATATCGGGCGGTGCGCCATCAGAGCAATACCAGCGAATTCTCCGTGCCTCGCGCGCGGCTCCAATTCCTCGGCTACGCATTCGACCCGGATATCCGCTACAACTTCTCCTGGGCTCTCGATCAGACAACCGGGAACCAAGAGGGCGGCAGCGGAACCGCCAGACTGCTCGATGCCTACATCGCGTCCTGGCACATTCCCCTCGCAACCGTCCAAATCGGACAGCAGCGCGTCTGGTTCAACCGTTCACAGATCAGCTCCATCGCCACCGCGACGTTTGCGGACAATATGCGCGTGCAAAACGCCTTCGCGGCCAATCTCATCAATAGCCGCGATATCGGCATCAGCATTCTCAGCGACGAAGATCAGTACAAGTTCAACTACGCCATCGGCATCTGGAACGGAGCCGGGACCAATCTTTCCCGGGAAGGCACGGCCGTCAGCCAGGCGCTCCCCAACAACGCAAGTCTTCCCAGCGCGCAGCGCCGGACATTCAACTACGACACTCGCCTCTTCACCAGCGAAATGATGTACACAGCCCGGCTGCTCTACAAAATCTCCGGCAATCCCGGCTATGGCCAGGGCGACATCCTGAACTCGCGCACCCCGCAAGTCGCGATTGCCTTCGGCTATGCCTACAACCCGGCGCAAAACTACCTGAGCTCGATTCGTTCCGACATTGTCGACCGGGCCTACCGCCAGGCTGTCACCAAGAACGGCAACGGCCGGCTGTTGGGCGGCGGGGTTTACGATTTCCAGACCTACGAAACAGACTTCATTGCGAAATACCAGGGCTGGTCGATCCAAGCGGAAGGCTATTTCCGGCACCAGCGGGTGCGCAATACCGATGCGGGCAGCATTCCATTCGACCCGGCAACCGCCGTGGTGCTTGGCCCTCCGGTCGATCTCGGCCAAGCCTGGGGCTGGTACGCGCAGGTGGGAAAATATGTCATCCCTCGAAAACTCGAAGTGGCCGTCCGGTATGGAGTGATGGATCCTTCGACGAAACAAAAACAAGACCTCACCAAAGAATTTGGCGCCGCCATCAGCTATAGCTTTGACGGCACCTACAATAACCGTCTCGTCATCGACTACTCCAATATCACGCAGGGAAGCGGCGGACGCGCCCCGGACCGCTATCCATTCGAAAGCCTCCCCGGCTTCGGACAGGATCTCATCGAAAATCGCATCAATGTGCAATACCAACTCTATTTCTAA
- a CDS encoding hypothetical protein (Evidence 5 : Unknown function; MaGe:77308164), which yields MIGFMNIAHCNDIAPGISQNLSTDADEALHKASQKIRIGSIEPIIPDSKITPVERTRMFRRDAYARFALLSMLTLNASQSR from the coding sequence ATGATCGGATTTATGAACATTGCGCATTGCAATGACATTGCGCCAGGAATCTCACAAAACCTTTCAACGGACGCCGATGAAGCCCTCCACAAAGCCAGTCAGAAAATCCGCATTGGATCGATCGAACCCATCATCCCTGATTCGAAGATTACTCCGGTCGAACGGACGAGAATGTTTCGCCGAGACGCCTATGCCCGCTTCGCATTGCTGTCGATGCTCACACTAAACGCCAGCCAGTCCAGATAA